The DNA window tttttttaaatcataaacaatgagacatcatcttgTAACTATTCAACTAGGAAAGGGTAAATAAAATGCCTCCCTTGTTTGATGAGAATGTGCGGAAATGAACAGTTATAAATGCTAGTTGAAATGTAAACTTGAACATCCATTCTGGAAGGCGTTTGGCAACAAAATatcaattccacttctaggaattatcttttgaaaataatcATGGATATGTGCAGAGATTTAGCTACAAGGATATTCACCACTCcaattacagaagagaaaaccaagtACTAATGTCAATGTCCATCAATAAGGGATTAGTAAAATTATGCcatatccataccatggaatatcaCCTGTTATAATTTTGTAACACTTTAGGATGGAAAAAACAATTCTGACATATTAAGTTTACAAGgttacaaaaattgttttttgagacagggtgccACTCTGTTCCTCAGCccaaagtgcagtggtatgatcttggctcactgcagcctcaacccctctgggctcgagcaatccttccacctcaacctctcaagtagctgggattacaagtatgtgccaccatttGCAgcttttatagagatggggttttgccatgttgcccaggctggtctcaaactcctgagctcaagtgatccatctgccttcgcctctcaaagtgctgggattacaggaatgtgttatgttgtccaggctggaatgcagtgtctaTGTTAAAGGCCTGGCCCAAGAagagcagtggctattcacaggcgcAGTCATAGTGCACTATGGCCTTGACTGGCTTAGCGTTTTTTAGAAAGTACAGACAGTAAGGACTGAAGAATACACACTGAAAAGTTAACAATGGTAGCCACTGCTATACCCAAGTGTGGAcaatttcactttcttctttttgcttaactAGTCTACAACAAACATTTTATAACAAAAACTCACATTTTACTTCTCAATTGAGCCCTTTTTAATATGGCATCTCCCAAGGATACCAAATTCCAGAGTAGAAAGAGGTCTCATAAATCAAagttctactgcactccagcctaggtgacagaacgagaccccatgttgaaagaaaagaaagaaagaaagaaagaaagaaagaaagaaagaaagaaagaaaagaaagaaagaaagaaagaaagaaagaaagaaagaaagaaagaaagaaagaaagaaagaaaagaaaagaaagaaaagaaagaaaagaaagaaaagaaagaaaagaaagaaaagaaagaaaagaaagaaaagaaagaaaagaaagaaaagaaagaaaagaaagaaaagaaagaaagaaatcaaagttcTACCTCAGGAAACTGAATTGCAAAAAAGAAGGGACTTGCTCTATGGCTGGTCAGTGGGACAGCCACACCTGGTTTCCAGTCCAAAGCTATTTGAACTCTGCTTCACTTCTTATCTCAACCACCTGCTCGGCAGGCCACCAAGTCCACCATCAGAAACTTTCATCAGTTTTGCCCATTTTGCTACTTTACTTCACTAAACGTGGACAGCGGCTTTCATAAAACCAGCAGGCTCCTCCTGGAATAGGAAGTTCTAGTGGCCATCTGGAACAACGATTACCAGGTTACTCCCAAGATATCCTGAGCCTGTTAACCTTGCTCTTGCCACAACCCCGGCACTGTCTGCTCCTACCCAATCCAAGTGCTCTTCAACTGCAGCCAGACTCCTCAATCTGCAAATAGTTACTGACCTTAACTATGTGTACTAGGAGCTAGGGGAGCCAAAGAAAACACAGATCATGCCCCCGGTCCTGGTTTGCCTGTAAGAGTATGTAACCTGGTGTTAAAATACTCACAAAATAGATGGTGTTTTCAGAATTCTTATTCCACCAGGCTGATTGGGAAATACATcttccaagaaaaaataaatgtgtccAACTGCAATACCTAGAGTCAAGCCGAAATAAAGGATGAGGGAGAGAATTAAAATTTAGATGGCAGGTAGACCTACCAAGATAAATTGACTACATTTAGGATGAATGTcaacataattattaaaaattaatgaactaatatTGTAGTATTTTACAATAGGTAATAAATGAAGGCCAAAcagaataaacatgaaaaatactgGTAAAATACTTTTACaggtaaaatgatttaaaaaatagtgagAAGAGCCTTACCCAAAAGGTCCACAATGATTGAGTTCCCCAACAACAAGGAAAAGCCCATGAGCACCCAGGGCAGAAAGGGGGCCTGGAAGTTGAGAAGGCCGAAGAAGTTCATGCGGACATAGGGGTTCCTTCGGCTCCACACGTAGACAAGCATTATTGTAAAGGCCTGGCCCAAGAAAACTAAGCTCACAAACAGACCAAAAAGCTAGCAGATGGCATTAAGGAAAATATCAACATGAAAAGTTTAATAGGGAAGACCGAGCAGGAGAACTAAAGATTGTGTTCTAACAAAAGTCTGAATTGGAAAAGTCGAGTTGTTACATCTTtagaacagaaggaaaaaaacccaggaaataattacccagagcaatcaggcaaaaatCTGCTTAGGCTAAATTATTGAGATTTACAGCTACTTCAAACAAATAATTCTGCTTTCGTGAAGTTCTTGCCTCTTTGGAAAACGTGTTAATTCTTCgttcaataattatattaaagcTTGCTCACGATTAGCACCTTTACAGAGGTGAATAAAGCTAGCTGGAACAAAACCATCTTGTTGGACCGTACCATATCTAAGTCTATTGTATAgatgaaaattctttttctgaaaaataatttattggttTTGAAAGCCACCAAGTAAATGTCTTACCAACTTAGTTTAAAAGTGAAGTACGCCAAGCAGCAATGATATAACTGAGATGCTTAACAGGAACCCACCTGGGTTAAAAGTTcctgtgacttgctcttcctgtCCGACTGCTAGGCTTGGAAACTTGTCACAGAAAATGTGCTGTAAAATAAATGATAGTGCCCTGAAGCTAAGATCTGGAGATCTACTTTTATCTGTTTGTTCCGGATATCTAGAGAATTGTGGGAGACAGATGACAAGTTTTAGGAAGAGCCAGGGTGTTCTTCAACATTTTCCCGTAGGTTTTCTATTTGTTGAAGGATACGGTCATTAAGAATCCACCAAAAAGGAACATAAATACAAAGTCTGCTGTCCGACCTCGGAAAGAGCCTTCTTCTAGCATTCGACAGTAACGGTATCTTAAGTTCCAAGTTAAGAAAATATTCAGCACACGAATATGAACAAAGTAAAAACTTAATGTTATCTTGTAAGTACACTTGGATTCCATATTATTTGTAAGAAGTCAAGTCTTCatttgtataagaatgtttgaGTGGTAATGT is part of the Chlorocebus sabaeus isolate Y175 chromosome 16, mChlSab1.0.hap1, whole genome shotgun sequence genome and encodes:
- the DERL2 gene encoding derlin-2 isoform X5 yields the protein MAYQSLRLEYLQIPPVSRAYTTACVLTTAAVLELITPFQLYFNPELIFKHFQIWRLITNFLFFGPVGFNFLFNMIFLYRYCRMLEEGSFRGRTADFVFMFLFGGFLMTLFGLFVSLVFLGQAFTIMLVYVWSRRNPYVRMNFFGLLNFQAPFLPWVLMGFSLLLGNSIIVDLLGIAVGHIYFFLEDVFPNQPGGIRILKTPSILKAIFDTPDEDPNYNPLPEERPGGFAWGEGQRLGG
- the DERL2 gene encoding derlin-2 isoform X6, which codes for MAYQSLRLEYLQIPPVSRAYTTACVLTTAAVQLELITPFQLYFNPELIFKHFQIWRLITNFLFFGPVGFNFLFNMIFLYRYCRMLEEGSFRGRTADFVFMFLFGGFLMTLFGLFVSLVFLGQAFTIMLVYVWSRRNPYVRMNFFGLLNFQAPFLPWVLMGFSLLLGNSIIVDLLGIAVGHIYFFLEDVFPNQPGGIRILKTPSIFPRISCFFKEPWFL